A single window of Acidimicrobiales bacterium DNA harbors:
- a CDS encoding amidohydrolase: protein MGRYRADRLLTLDGSVSIVTDGVVDVDGGRISWVGAAADAPYRPDAPVHRVHGVLMPGFVNTHCHTPMVLLRGAGEGLPVDRWLTEVIWPRESRLVAEDVTWGMRLGAAELIRNGVTTSAEMFFHADRMAAAAAEVGLRSVVAAPVIESSHHFDFGSWQEQLDAMVDLAAGYADHDLIDVALGPHAAYSTSEACLRGVGEVAREHGLMVQIHLAEQDGEDARIRERYGNSVPAFLADLGVLDADVLGAHGIWFDDDDIDILVDHDVAIAHCPCSNAKHGSGVIRLGDLRAAGVKVGLGTDGPVSHNRLDIFEEMRTAIRLQRAHHADASLMTVADVLTMATTGGAAVLRRDDIGRLAPGCRADMIAVSLDDPAFTPVVDDPDDLLTHLVWAATPASVTDAWIEGRHVLDAGRVTTIDLGEAVSEVARRARRLAS from the coding sequence ATGGGGCGCTACCGGGCCGACCGGCTCCTGACGCTCGACGGTTCGGTCTCGATCGTGACGGACGGCGTCGTCGACGTCGACGGCGGACGGATCAGCTGGGTCGGCGCGGCAGCGGACGCCCCGTACCGGCCGGACGCACCGGTTCACCGTGTCCACGGCGTGCTGATGCCCGGCTTCGTCAACACGCACTGCCACACCCCGATGGTCCTGCTGCGGGGCGCCGGCGAGGGCCTGCCTGTGGACCGGTGGCTCACAGAGGTGATCTGGCCCCGGGAGAGCCGCCTCGTCGCCGAGGACGTGACCTGGGGGATGCGTCTCGGGGCGGCGGAGTTGATCCGCAACGGCGTGACCACGTCGGCCGAGATGTTCTTCCATGCCGACCGGATGGCGGCCGCGGCAGCCGAGGTGGGGCTGCGCAGCGTGGTCGCCGCGCCGGTGATCGAGAGCTCCCACCACTTCGACTTCGGGAGCTGGCAGGAGCAACTGGATGCAATGGTCGACCTCGCCGCCGGCTACGCCGACCATGACCTCATCGACGTCGCTCTCGGACCCCACGCCGCCTACTCCACCTCCGAGGCGTGTCTGCGGGGCGTCGGTGAGGTCGCCCGCGAGCACGGGCTGATGGTCCAGATCCACCTCGCCGAGCAGGACGGTGAGGACGCCCGCATCCGTGAGAGGTACGGGAACTCGGTGCCTGCGTTCCTGGCCGACCTCGGCGTGCTCGACGCCGACGTCCTCGGCGCGCACGGCATCTGGTTCGACGACGACGACATCGACATCCTCGTCGACCACGACGTGGCCATCGCACACTGTCCGTGCTCCAACGCGAAACACGGCTCGGGGGTCATCCGCCTCGGCGACCTGCGCGCTGCGGGCGTGAAGGTGGGTCTCGGCACCGATGGTCCCGTCTCACACAACCGCCTCGACATCTTCGAGGAGATGCGCACCGCGATCCGACTCCAGCGCGCCCACCACGCCGACGCGTCCCTGATGACCGTCGCCGACGTGTTGACGATGGCCACGACGGGAGGGGCGGCCGTGCTGCGCCGCGACGACATCGGTCGGCTCGCCCCGGGCTGTCGGGCCGACATGATCGCCGTCTCGCTGGACGACCCGGCGTTCACCCCGGTCGTCGACGACCCCGATGACCTGTTGACCCACCTGGTATGGGCGGCGACACCGGCATCGGTGACCGACGCCTGGATCGAGGGCCGCCACGTCCTCGACGCCGGTCGGGTGACGACGATCGACCTCGGAGAAGCCGTCTCCGAAGTGGCCCGCCGGGCCCGCCGCCTAGCATCGTGA
- a CDS encoding pyridoxamine 5'-phosphate oxidase family protein — translation MTRPTDERIAQARRRFETEADVWVATASGTGIPHLVPLSLTWDGTSIICVTQTANPTVRNIVATGKARASLESSSDVVIADTRATARDLGELTDDELDRFAAAAGWDPRDSETAWSVLTLTPETILSWQGEAEFEGRHLMRDGVWADREDHDRDGDAGRAPQTPGSPHAES, via the coding sequence ATGACCCGGCCCACCGACGAGCGGATCGCGCAGGCGCGCCGCAGATTCGAGACCGAAGCCGACGTGTGGGTCGCGACCGCCTCGGGCACCGGAATCCCCCACCTCGTTCCTCTCTCGCTGACGTGGGACGGCACGAGCATCATCTGCGTGACCCAGACTGCGAACCCGACGGTCCGCAACATCGTGGCGACCGGGAAGGCACGTGCCTCCCTCGAGAGCTCCAGCGACGTCGTCATCGCAGACACGCGGGCGACGGCCCGGGACCTCGGTGAGCTGACCGACGACGAACTGGACCGGTTCGCGGCAGCGGCCGGGTGGGACCCGCGCGACAGCGAAACGGCCTGGTCGGTGCTGACACTGACCCCTGAGACCATCTTGTCGTGGCAGGGCGAGGCCGAGTTCGAGGGGCGTCACCTCATGCGTGACGGCGTGTGGGCGGACCGCGAAGATCATGACCGAGACGGTGACGCTGGCCGCGCACCGCAGACCCCCGGGAGCCCCCATGCCGAATCCTGA
- a CDS encoding alpha/beta hydrolase, with product MPNPDSSGWMSLMLGTPFEPQRATSVEEIPAIRAGYDLSHNHVDMPPLADLRTDVVLWEGDGRRLTAEVYVPEGDGPFPVLVYFHGGAFCVADAFSVRRPVTRLAAGAEFIAVNVDYALAPEHPFPTAVGDAVYACRWAAREAAALGGDPNRIFVSGDSAGANLSAVCIHELHGDGGGVDGRDLADVEVTISGALLYWGLFDFPRAIMNPGSNRLSADVWWYQAYLGVTWLDHHESPLVSPRRSPYLDRFPPTYLTVGSEDSLVDQTFDMASALCAANVSTTVSVVPDVDHAFHYVEHKIPEAVTPEMERNIAWLRSVAAES from the coding sequence ATGCCGAATCCTGACAGCTCCGGCTGGATGTCGCTGATGCTCGGCACACCGTTCGAGCCGCAGAGAGCGACATCCGTCGAGGAGATTCCGGCCATCCGGGCGGGCTACGACCTGTCGCACAACCACGTCGACATGCCACCGCTCGCCGACCTGCGGACCGACGTCGTCCTGTGGGAGGGCGACGGGCGTCGCCTCACGGCCGAGGTCTACGTGCCCGAAGGCGACGGACCGTTCCCGGTCCTCGTCTACTTCCACGGAGGTGCCTTCTGCGTGGCGGACGCCTTCAGCGTCCGCCGGCCGGTCACCCGCCTCGCCGCGGGCGCCGAGTTCATCGCCGTCAACGTGGACTACGCCCTGGCCCCCGAACACCCCTTTCCCACCGCGGTCGGCGACGCCGTCTACGCGTGCCGCTGGGCGGCTCGGGAAGCCGCCGCGCTCGGTGGTGACCCGAACCGCATCTTCGTCAGCGGCGACTCGGCGGGAGCGAACCTGTCGGCCGTCTGCATCCACGAGCTCCACGGCGACGGAGGCGGCGTCGACGGCCGTGACCTGGCCGACGTCGAGGTGACGATCTCCGGTGCCCTGCTCTACTGGGGTCTGTTCGACTTCCCCCGTGCGATCATGAACCCCGGTTCGAACCGGTTGTCGGCCGACGTCTGGTGGTACCAGGCCTATCTAGGCGTCACGTGGCTCGACCATCACGAATCGCCGCTCGTCAGCCCCCGGCGGTCGCCGTACCTCGATCGCTTCCCACCGACCTACCTGACGGTGGGCAGCGAGGACTCACTGGTGGACCAGACCTTCGACATGGCGAGCGCACTGTGCGCTGCCAACGTCTCCACCACCGTGTCGGTGGTGCCCGATGTCGACCACGCCTTCCACTACGTCGAGCACAAGATCCCCGAGGCGGTCACCCCTGAGATGGAACGCAACATCGCCTGGCTGCGCTCGGTGGCAGCCGAGTCCTAG
- a CDS encoding SDR family oxidoreductase, which produces MTGRLEGRVAAITGGASGFGAETARLFVAEGAKVVLGDIQDDRLAAVVADIGDAARGVHCDVTSEDDIAGLVDTAVDEFGQLDVMFNNAGIIGAVGLVEATPFDEWRATLAILLDGVFLGMKHATRVMKPRERGSIVSMTSTAGVMGGLGPHAYTAAKHGVVGLTKSVAAEVGSWGIRVNCIGPHSMATPMVAQGHFGDPDAIDAVVEELKETSPLKGRPGLASDVANAALWLASDESGYTSGHCLMTDAGFTIGSRPEPPRYSGNEPMIREAGRRGL; this is translated from the coding sequence ATGACTGGACGACTCGAGGGTCGCGTCGCGGCCATCACCGGCGGTGCGAGCGGTTTCGGCGCCGAGACGGCGCGCCTCTTCGTGGCCGAGGGGGCGAAGGTCGTGCTCGGTGACATCCAGGACGATCGACTCGCGGCTGTGGTGGCCGACATCGGCGACGCGGCGCGCGGCGTGCACTGTGACGTGACCTCTGAGGACGACATCGCAGGCCTGGTGGACACGGCGGTCGACGAGTTCGGCCAACTCGACGTGATGTTCAACAACGCCGGGATCATCGGCGCGGTCGGCCTGGTGGAGGCAACCCCGTTCGACGAGTGGCGTGCGACGCTCGCCATCCTCCTCGACGGCGTGTTCCTCGGCATGAAGCACGCCACCCGGGTCATGAAGCCCCGCGAGCGCGGCTCGATCGTGTCGATGACCAGCACCGCCGGTGTGATGGGCGGACTCGGACCGCACGCCTACACCGCTGCGAAGCACGGTGTCGTCGGCCTCACCAAGAGCGTCGCGGCCGAGGTCGGCAGCTGGGGGATCCGGGTCAACTGCATCGGACCGCACTCGATGGCCACGCCGATGGTGGCCCAGGGCCACTTCGGCGATCCCGACGCCATCGACGCCGTCGTCGAGGAACTCAAGGAGACGTCCCCGCTCAAGGGTCGCCCCGGGCTCGCGTCCGACGTCGCGAACGCCGCGCTGTGGCTCGCCAGTGACGAGTCCGGATACACGTCGGGCCACTGCCTGATGACCGACGCCGGATTCACGATCGGCTCGCGCCCCGAGCCGCCGCGCTACTCCGGCAACGAGCCGATGATCCGCGAGGCGGGCCGCCGGGGTCTCTAG
- a CDS encoding thiolase family protein, with translation MTDHPLQSIAIAGMATTEQAKSIEMGTGEICLHAALAALADAGMTVADVDGIVARWPGPGGTVFEPGAWDWTNVFGQGARWIGDTYPQGIPGLLDAAGAILAGQCEVAVVFGGQAGIRSGRAVAGYTRPDNEFVSIWGSLTQAQFGLVAQVYLDRFDPDRTAMADIAATIRNHGSANPDAVMTGRGPFSAADVLASPLIAEPFHLLDLCLASEGAAAIVVTSLERARDCPNPPAVVLGGGADWYRQQYVNPPRYDEINTVGADAYGRTFAMAGMTAADVDVFELYDINTYEVVRQFEMLGLCGEGEGVDYVAEAGIGLDGRHPTNTDGGLMSYSHIGWGGPTLKLVEAVRQIRGIAGPGQVPGAETVFASGAGSGAQYHNAVLLGADRR, from the coding sequence GTGACCGATCACCCGCTGCAGTCCATCGCCATCGCGGGGATGGCGACCACCGAGCAGGCCAAGTCCATCGAGATGGGGACCGGCGAGATCTGCCTGCATGCCGCGCTCGCCGCACTGGCCGACGCCGGCATGACCGTCGCCGATGTGGACGGCATCGTCGCCCGCTGGCCCGGTCCGGGCGGCACCGTGTTCGAGCCGGGCGCATGGGACTGGACCAACGTGTTCGGACAGGGCGCCCGCTGGATCGGCGACACCTATCCCCAGGGGATCCCCGGGCTGCTCGACGCAGCGGGCGCGATCCTCGCCGGGCAGTGCGAGGTGGCCGTGGTGTTCGGCGGCCAGGCAGGTATCCGGTCCGGGCGTGCCGTCGCCGGCTACACCCGACCCGACAACGAGTTCGTGTCGATCTGGGGTTCGCTGACCCAGGCGCAGTTCGGCCTCGTCGCACAGGTCTACCTCGACCGCTTCGATCCCGACCGAACCGCGATGGCCGACATCGCGGCCACCATCCGCAACCACGGTTCGGCCAACCCCGACGCCGTCATGACGGGCCGGGGGCCCTTCAGCGCCGCCGACGTTCTCGCCTCACCGCTGATCGCTGAGCCCTTCCACCTGCTGGACCTGTGTCTCGCATCGGAGGGCGCCGCGGCGATCGTCGTGACGAGCCTCGAGCGGGCGCGGGACTGCCCGAACCCGCCTGCGGTCGTGCTCGGCGGTGGCGCCGACTGGTACCGCCAGCAGTACGTGAACCCGCCGCGCTACGACGAGATCAACACCGTGGGGGCCGATGCATATGGCCGGACGTTCGCCATGGCCGGCATGACGGCGGCCGACGTGGACGTCTTCGAGCTCTACGACATCAACACCTACGAGGTCGTCCGCCAGTTCGAGATGCTCGGGCTGTGCGGCGAGGGCGAGGGGGTGGACTACGTGGCCGAGGCCGGGATCGGTCTCGACGGTCGTCACCCGACCAACACCGATGGCGGCCTCATGAGCTACAGCCACATCGGCTGGGGCGGACCGACGCTCAAGCTCGTCGAGGCGGTGCGCCAGATCCGCGGCATCGCGGGTCCTGGTCAGGTGCCGGGCGCCGAGACCGTGTTCGCGAGCGGTGCGGGATCGGGTGCGCAGTACCACAACGCTGTTCTGCTGGGCGCCGACCGGCGCTGA
- a CDS encoding AMP-binding protein encodes MNVGLAFTRNAARTPDAPALIGVGADENGEGGHDVTYAELDERTNRLANALISERGIEPGDRVALLIANRPEVVEVLGGVTKAGAVYVGLNFRLGDVEMSQVFENAEPSLVLCDTEHLEAANKVGAEHDVPVLDIDTAAYADLVAASSPLAPPTLHTTRHTDDFCIVYTSGTTGRPKGVLFDHARSLQHATVACLEYQIDADSRYLIQIPHNSSVNITIVPCLMIGASMAFRDSRSFEPVGYAKAVDHLGITHSFLVPTQLMRLLDRLPRTDDHLLSGLVTLGYGSSPISPERLGELVDRYGAIFNQLYGMAEIASIGTILRKEDHVKGLSERRELLGSCGQPSYAVDVRVVDEDGDDVAQGERGEVIFGGPHVMKGYYRDPERTGEALIDGWMHSGDVAEVDAEGFIYIVDRIKNLIIRGGLNIAPTEIENVLYRHPAVLEASVIGIPDPEWGEAILAAVSLKDGAEATAEELIGWCKESELTSIKVPERVEFLDELPKNAVGKIEKKTLKDAYWGEGRRV; translated from the coding sequence ATGAACGTCGGTCTCGCCTTCACCCGCAATGCCGCCCGCACGCCCGACGCCCCGGCGCTGATCGGCGTCGGCGCCGACGAGAACGGCGAGGGCGGCCACGACGTCACCTACGCCGAGCTCGACGAGCGCACCAACCGACTCGCCAACGCGCTGATCTCTGAGCGCGGGATCGAGCCGGGCGACCGCGTCGCCCTGCTCATCGCCAACCGGCCCGAGGTCGTCGAGGTGCTCGGCGGCGTCACCAAGGCCGGCGCCGTCTACGTCGGGTTGAACTTCCGCCTCGGCGACGTCGAGATGTCCCAGGTGTTCGAGAACGCGGAACCGTCGCTGGTTCTGTGTGACACCGAACACTTGGAGGCCGCGAACAAGGTGGGCGCCGAACACGACGTGCCGGTTCTCGACATCGACACCGCGGCGTACGCCGATCTGGTCGCCGCCAGCTCTCCGCTGGCACCGCCGACACTGCACACCACCCGCCACACCGACGACTTCTGCATCGTCTACACCAGCGGCACCACCGGGCGACCCAAGGGGGTCCTCTTCGATCACGCGCGGTCACTGCAGCACGCGACGGTCGCCTGCCTCGAGTACCAGATCGACGCCGACAGCCGCTACCTGATCCAGATCCCGCACAACTCGTCGGTGAACATAACGATCGTCCCGTGCCTGATGATCGGCGCCTCGATGGCGTTCCGGGACAGCCGCAGCTTCGAGCCCGTCGGGTACGCGAAGGCGGTCGACCACCTCGGGATCACCCACTCGTTCCTGGTGCCGACCCAGCTGATGCGCCTGCTCGACCGGCTGCCCCGCACCGACGACCATCTCCTGTCCGGGCTCGTCACGCTCGGCTACGGCTCGTCGCCGATCTCCCCCGAACGCCTCGGCGAGCTCGTCGACCGGTACGGGGCGATCTTCAACCAGCTCTACGGGATGGCCGAGATCGCGTCGATCGGGACCATCCTGCGCAAGGAGGACCACGTCAAGGGGCTCAGCGAGCGCCGCGAGCTCCTCGGGTCCTGCGGCCAGCCGTCGTACGCGGTGGATGTACGCGTGGTGGACGAGGACGGCGACGACGTCGCCCAGGGTGAACGCGGCGAGGTCATCTTCGGTGGCCCCCACGTCATGAAGGGCTACTACCGGGATCCCGAGCGGACCGGCGAGGCCCTCATCGACGGCTGGATGCACTCCGGCGACGTCGCCGAGGTGGACGCCGAGGGCTTCATCTACATCGTCGACCGCATCAAGAACCTCATCATCCGCGGTGGCCTCAACATCGCACCGACCGAGATCGAGAACGTCCTGTACCGCCACCCCGCGGTACTGGAGGCGTCGGTCATCGGGATTCCCGACCCCGAGTGGGGCGAGGCGATCCTCGCCGCCGTGTCGCTCAAGGACGGCGCCGAGGCGACTGCTGAGGAGCTCATCGGCTGGTGCAAGGAGTCCGAGCTGACGTCGATCAAGGTTCCCGAGCGCGTCGAGTTCCTCGACGAGTTGCCGAAGAACGCGGTCGGCAAGATCGAGAAGAAGACGCTGAAGGACGCCTACTGGGGTGAAGGGCGTCGGGTCTGA
- a CDS encoding Zn-ribbon domain-containing OB-fold protein: MTDTLERVERPLTGEFWAAVDRGELVRPVCGACGSSFFVPQIACPHCQSTDWTYQPSSGRGVVYSHSVVHRPPDEAFEAPYVIAIVDVAEGWHLMTWIVDVDPSEVVIGMEVEVRFVTGPDGARLPAFAPSAPSVSESPEEDTR; the protein is encoded by the coding sequence GTGACCGACACCCTCGAGAGGGTCGAGCGCCCGCTCACCGGTGAGTTCTGGGCGGCGGTCGACCGCGGTGAACTCGTGCGTCCCGTCTGTGGCGCATGCGGGAGCTCTTTCTTCGTCCCCCAGATCGCCTGTCCGCACTGTCAGAGCACCGACTGGACCTACCAGCCGAGCTCGGGACGCGGCGTCGTCTACAGCCATTCGGTCGTGCACCGCCCGCCCGACGAGGCGTTCGAGGCCCCCTACGTCATCGCGATCGTCGACGTCGCCGAGGGATGGCACCTCATGACCTGGATCGTCGACGTCGATCCGTCCGAGGTCGTCATCGGCATGGAGGTCGAGGTCCGCTTCGTCACCGGCCCCGACGGCGCACGGCTCCCCGCGTTCGCACCTTCCGCCCCATCAGTCTCCGAGTCCCCCGAGGAGGACACCCGATGA
- a CDS encoding alpha/beta hydrolase — MGKLAVEGDRAIHFEHYPGEGRPVILSHGWGESCRTWDTTLPALLDNGNEVVMYDHRCCGSSDKDFRDVSIDALGSDIVALVDHLGLSGVVLNGWSLGGAVVVDAASKLGDRCAGVISTCGATPRYTQADGFPHGGTDEIVGQTVDALRNDRASFLHGLYFGAVFHNESVTEQVKTFCWLEGLKASPMADPSLRSLGELDQREMLASLQTPVLVTIGAHDAVVDPGITRAAAEMAPNGTGVEFADSGHAPHMEEPDKYRSEIVSFINGLG; from the coding sequence ATGGGCAAGCTGGCCGTCGAAGGCGATCGCGCGATCCACTTCGAGCACTATCCGGGCGAAGGGCGGCCGGTCATCTTGTCGCACGGCTGGGGCGAGAGCTGCCGCACCTGGGACACGACGCTGCCCGCACTGCTGGACAACGGCAACGAGGTCGTCATGTACGACCACCGCTGCTGCGGGTCCTCCGACAAGGACTTCCGTGACGTCTCGATCGATGCGCTCGGTTCCGACATCGTGGCCCTCGTCGACCACCTCGGTCTCAGCGGCGTGGTCCTCAACGGCTGGTCGCTCGGTGGCGCCGTCGTCGTGGACGCGGCGTCCAAGCTCGGCGACCGCTGCGCCGGCGTGATCTCCACGTGTGGCGCCACACCCCGCTACACCCAGGCCGACGGCTTCCCCCACGGCGGCACCGACGAGATCGTCGGGCAGACCGTCGATGCGTTGCGCAACGACCGTGCGAGCTTCCTGCACGGCCTGTACTTCGGGGCCGTCTTCCACAACGAGTCGGTCACCGAACAGGTCAAGACGTTCTGCTGGCTCGAGGGGCTCAAGGCATCGCCTATGGCGGACCCGTCGCTGCGCTCACTCGGTGAGCTGGACCAGCGCGAGATGCTGGCCTCGCTGCAGACGCCGGTCCTGGTGACCATCGGCGCGCACGACGCGGTCGTGGATCCGGGCATCACCCGGGCGGCTGCCGAGATGGCACCCAACGGCACCGGCGTGGAGTTCGCCGACAGCGGCCACGCGCCACACATGGAAGAGCCCGACAAGTACCGCTCCGAGATCGTCTCGTTCATCAACGGCCTGGGCTGA
- a CDS encoding LLM class flavin-dependent oxidoreductase — translation MARDLNFGIWYDLRNPDPWAIPFGDLYSGVLDQIAWAEGQGFGSVWLTEHHFIPDGYTPSPLVIAAAIGERTRSMRIGTNLMLMPLHDPVRLAEDAATLSLLTGGRFDLGLGLGYRQIEFDEFGRSLKNRPSLLEEGVEVLRRAWTGEPINFSGKRFQVGDVAVTPVPEVTPKIFIGGMAEPAIQRAARIGDGFLSTGGIGQDVYVAALEAEGRAGVICAGNWAIVAEDPEAEAAKVGDHVLYQINEYVKWGAFGPPEQIPQFPDAPSAIENGLYELWDADAAVENLTAMLQQFPQVVDVHFWAKFPGEPIDSGTARLAYLAENVLPRVRANLG, via the coding sequence ATGGCACGAGATCTCAACTTCGGAATCTGGTACGACCTGCGCAACCCCGACCCCTGGGCCATCCCGTTCGGCGACCTCTACAGCGGGGTCCTGGATCAGATCGCATGGGCCGAGGGCCAGGGCTTCGGCTCGGTCTGGCTGACCGAGCACCACTTCATCCCCGACGGCTACACCCCGTCCCCGCTCGTCATCGCCGCGGCGATCGGTGAGCGGACCCGGTCGATGCGCATCGGCACCAACCTGATGTTGATGCCCCTGCACGACCCCGTCCGTCTCGCCGAGGACGCTGCGACCCTGTCGCTGCTCACCGGCGGACGTTTCGATCTCGGCCTGGGCCTCGGCTACCGCCAGATCGAGTTCGACGAGTTCGGCCGGAGCCTGAAGAACCGACCGAGCCTCCTCGAAGAGGGCGTCGAGGTCCTGCGGCGCGCCTGGACCGGTGAGCCGATCAACTTCTCGGGCAAGCGGTTCCAGGTCGGTGACGTGGCGGTGACGCCGGTGCCGGAGGTGACCCCGAAGATCTTCATCGGCGGCATGGCGGAGCCGGCCATCCAGCGGGCGGCCCGGATCGGCGACGGTTTCCTGTCGACGGGCGGCATCGGCCAGGACGTGTACGTCGCTGCGCTGGAGGCAGAGGGACGCGCCGGGGTGATCTGCGCCGGCAACTGGGCGATCGTGGCCGAGGATCCCGAGGCCGAGGCGGCCAAGGTCGGCGACCATGTGCTCTACCAGATCAACGAGTACGTCAAGTGGGGAGCGTTCGGGCCCCCGGAGCAGATCCCGCAGTTCCCCGACGCGCCGAGCGCCATCGAGAACGGCCTCTACGAACTGTGGGATGCCGACGCGGCCGTCGAGAACCTCACGGCCATGCTCCAGCAGTTTCCCCAGGTGGTCGACGTGCACTTCTGGGCGAAGTTCCCGGGCGAGCCGATCGACTCGGGCACCGCCCGTCTCGCCTACCTCGCAGAGAACGTCCTGCCCCGCGTGCGGGCCAACCTGGGCTGA
- a CDS encoding LLM class flavin-dependent oxidoreductase, with the protein MKFGLFYVLESPDGDYQRAYSEMFGQIEYAEELGFDSVWLAEHHGSPYGSMPSGAVAAAAVAKITERMRIGMAVAILPFNNPVRTAEDYAMVDVISGGRLDMGVGRGYQPMEFRNLGLADKQQHSREIFRESLDVLIGLWENERFSYQGKWYQLDDVSIAPRPVQQPRPPITIAAISPSTFELVDRYDLNVMVTPTLMDLPTLKGFVLAAKKRLIANGRTPESLNFPLNWQMHLAETSEEAFARPAEALDWYFDLVMDVVPKGASAPKGYEFMRDTAAEFEERGGVDIRALNDSGIIMLGTPAEAIAKLAELRDDIGQQEVFCWMRIGGLSDAKVRASMKLFAEEVLPRFAGEEIVVPAELEGAVPS; encoded by the coding sequence GTGAAATTCGGTCTGTTCTACGTTCTCGAGTCTCCTGACGGCGACTACCAGCGCGCCTACAGCGAGATGTTCGGGCAGATCGAGTACGCCGAAGAACTCGGGTTCGACTCCGTCTGGCTCGCCGAGCACCACGGCAGCCCGTACGGGTCGATGCCCTCGGGCGCGGTCGCCGCCGCGGCCGTCGCGAAGATCACCGAGCGGATGCGCATCGGGATGGCGGTTGCGATCCTGCCGTTCAACAACCCGGTCCGCACCGCCGAGGACTACGCGATGGTGGACGTGATCTCCGGCGGTCGCCTCGACATGGGCGTCGGTCGGGGTTACCAGCCGATGGAGTTCAGGAACCTCGGCCTCGCGGACAAGCAACAGCACAGCCGCGAGATCTTCAGGGAGTCCCTCGACGTCCTCATCGGCCTCTGGGAGAACGAGCGGTTCTCCTACCAGGGGAAGTGGTACCAACTCGACGACGTGTCGATAGCGCCGCGGCCCGTGCAGCAGCCCCGCCCGCCGATCACCATCGCGGCCATCTCGCCGTCCACATTCGAACTCGTCGACCGCTACGACCTCAACGTCATGGTCACCCCGACGCTCATGGACCTCCCGACGCTGAAGGGCTTCGTTCTCGCCGCGAAGAAACGGCTGATCGCAAACGGGCGGACCCCGGAGAGTCTCAACTTCCCGCTCAACTGGCAGATGCACCTGGCTGAGACGTCCGAGGAGGCCTTCGCCCGGCCGGCCGAGGCACTCGACTGGTACTTCGACCTGGTCATGGACGTCGTCCCCAAGGGTGCCAGTGCCCCGAAGGGCTACGAGTTCATGCGCGACACCGCCGCCGAGTTCGAGGAGAGGGGCGGGGTGGACATCCGCGCCCTCAACGACAGCGGAATCATCATGTTGGGCACACCCGCCGAGGCGATCGCCAAGCTCGCCGAGCTACGCGACGACATCGGCCAGCAGGAGGTGTTCTGCTGGATGCGGATCGGCGGTCTCTCCGATGCCAAGGTGAGGGCGTCGATGAAACTCTTCGCCGAAGAGGTCCTGCCACGCTTCGCCGGGGAAGAGATCGTGGTCCCGGCGGAACTCGAGGGCGCCGTCCCGAGCTGA